Proteins found in one Prosthecobacter sp. genomic segment:
- a CDS encoding CHC2 zinc finger domain-containing protein, with protein MNNDIPALKERLLIPDVWQRLGLPGQPAASCRSPFRTDKSPSFSIYDGGRRWKDFSANEGGDVIDFIATACKIDTQEATRRFLAMAGVPLAVTSSCSHSMRPASLVMPLLHRGSTTEIERVAKTRHLCPEAVSLAHCLPTLAFGDVCGFPCWILTDQARRIAEARRLDGKPFPEMDKLGERKAHTLKGSSKAWPVGAAVLRRIPQFRAIMLVEGGPDYLAALHFAFLFERWGVLPVAMLGRSAGTQMEATALSLLAGRRVRIYPHADADGGGMTSAQIWAAQLHAKGCQVDFFDFTGLNRRDGRPVNDLNDCSVLCAEQQPHLHDLLP; from the coding sequence ATGAACAACGACATTCCCGCGCTCAAAGAGCGCCTGCTGATCCCTGATGTGTGGCAGCGTCTCGGGCTTCCCGGCCAGCCTGCCGCGTCCTGCCGCTCGCCCTTCCGTACTGACAAGTCACCTTCATTCTCCATCTACGACGGCGGTCGGCGCTGGAAGGACTTCTCCGCCAATGAAGGTGGCGATGTGATCGACTTCATAGCCACTGCCTGCAAGATCGACACACAGGAGGCCACCAGACGTTTTCTCGCGATGGCAGGCGTTCCGTTGGCCGTCACGTCATCATGCTCGCATTCTATGCGTCCTGCCTCTCTTGTCATGCCGCTGCTGCATCGCGGCTCGACGACCGAGATCGAAAGAGTCGCCAAGACCCGCCACCTTTGCCCGGAGGCCGTCTCGCTCGCTCATTGCCTGCCCACACTGGCCTTTGGCGATGTGTGCGGATTCCCTTGCTGGATTCTCACCGATCAAGCCAGGCGCATCGCAGAAGCACGCCGCCTCGACGGCAAGCCATTTCCAGAGATGGACAAACTTGGCGAGCGTAAAGCCCATACACTCAAAGGATCTTCCAAAGCATGGCCTGTCGGCGCGGCTGTCTTGCGCCGCATCCCGCAGTTCCGCGCCATCATGCTCGTGGAAGGCGGTCCCGACTACCTCGCCGCGTTGCATTTCGCCTTCCTCTTTGAAAGATGGGGCGTGCTGCCCGTCGCCATGCTTGGCAGGAGCGCAGGCACTCAGATGGAGGCCACCGCGCTGTCTCTACTCGCTGGCCGCAGGGTGCGCATCTACCCGCACGCCGACGCCGATGGCGGTGGCATGACCAGCGCTCAGATATGGGCCGCCCAACTCCACGCCAAAGGCTGTCAGGTGGATTTTTTCGACTTCACCGGCCTGAACCGCCGCGATGGCAGACCCGTGAATGACTTGAACGACTGCTCTGTGCTTTGCGCCGAACAACAACCCCATCTCCACGATCTCCTACCATGA
- a CDS encoding tyrosine-type recombinase/integrase, whose product MASTFTRPNSLFYYAAFRLPVTDASGKKGWKLVKKVTKVLVGDNTSEQNKNQQKALKIAMEFEQNAFRAAGAGDEGSLRILAILREAADKAAQKRLTANLGRDYIRRLVEASTGEALPAEKTIAGWFNEWLKLKTADTKPATQARYKASVKAILTHLGEEQAVLPLDSLTIGKLREFRDKLKAEGRTAKTTNHYLKDVNSALLAAAKEGHISRSPADNLEPLPEEDSTSREPLTFVEISKILKAAPSEDWRGIILLAAFGGLRLGDAARMTRDRIDLQEKVIRFIPQKTTRQKLAKKGKKASTLVLPMHAELVGYFESIELPADLTAPVFPSLARVSVAGKHGLSTGFIRIMAKAGVSRGETREHIAGTAGRSAHSLSFHSLRHTFNSSMFNSGVSQETRMKLVGHADTKTNAGYTHAELAALRSAVDKVPALKRKRA is encoded by the coding sequence ATGGCTAGCACCTTTACCCGTCCTAACTCCCTGTTCTACTACGCAGCCTTTCGCCTGCCCGTCACAGACGCCAGTGGCAAGAAGGGCTGGAAGCTCGTTAAGAAGGTAACGAAAGTACTTGTTGGCGACAACACGAGCGAGCAAAACAAAAACCAGCAGAAGGCACTCAAGATAGCGATGGAGTTTGAGCAGAACGCCTTTCGTGCGGCAGGCGCGGGTGATGAAGGCTCTCTGCGCATCCTGGCCATTCTCCGCGAGGCAGCAGACAAAGCCGCGCAGAAGCGCCTTACTGCCAATCTGGGCCGCGACTACATCCGTAGGCTGGTGGAGGCCAGCACGGGTGAGGCGCTGCCCGCAGAGAAGACCATTGCAGGCTGGTTCAATGAATGGCTCAAACTGAAAACCGCCGACACAAAGCCCGCCACACAGGCACGTTACAAGGCCAGCGTGAAGGCCATTCTAACGCATCTGGGCGAGGAGCAGGCCGTCTTGCCACTGGATTCTCTCACCATCGGTAAACTGCGTGAGTTCCGCGACAAGCTCAAAGCCGAAGGCCGCACCGCTAAGACCACCAATCATTACCTCAAGGACGTGAATAGCGCCCTTCTCGCTGCTGCCAAGGAGGGACACATCTCGCGCTCCCCCGCCGACAATTTGGAACCGCTGCCCGAAGAGGACTCCACCAGTCGAGAACCGCTCACTTTCGTCGAAATCTCCAAGATCCTGAAAGCCGCTCCCTCTGAAGATTGGCGTGGCATTATCTTGCTGGCAGCCTTCGGCGGCCTTCGTTTGGGTGATGCTGCGCGCATGACTCGTGACAGAATCGACCTCCAAGAAAAGGTCATTCGGTTCATCCCCCAGAAAACCACCCGGCAGAAATTGGCTAAAAAGGGGAAGAAGGCATCCACTCTCGTTCTGCCAATGCATGCGGAGTTGGTGGGCTACTTTGAAAGCATCGAGCTGCCCGCAGACTTAACTGCACCCGTCTTCCCTTCTCTCGCCCGCGTCAGCGTGGCAGGCAAACACGGCCTCTCCACGGGCTTCATCAGGATCATGGCTAAAGCTGGTGTCTCACGCGGAGAGACGCGGGAGCACATCGCTGGGACGGCTGGTCGCTCCGCTCATTCCCTTTCTTTCCACAGCCTTCGCCACACCTTCAATAGCAGCATGTTCAACAGCGGCGTTTCCCAAGAAACCCGGATGAAGCTGGTCGGCCATGCTGACACCAAGACCAATGCCGGTTACACCCACGCCGAACTGGCAGCCCTTCGCAGCGCCGTGGATAAGGTTCCCGCCCTCAAACGGAAACGAGCCTGA
- a CDS encoding PQQ-binding-like beta-propeller repeat protein: MKSPLLLSAACLFTSTLVAGDWNQWRGPDRNGVSQDTSPIANAFPAEGLKKAWESEFIPSNEYGGHGSPVVSGERVFLSVVWHERVPSETREIDTEVMQQLNHRGTTPELAKKLEETRLNLPKLRGEKFDEWVLQWRKDNLTEKEEINIGTWVASRFKAGKAAIALEWLEKMSGRQGKPFANAEAFTQWLDDEGFPPDVKEKMIAVMPNTVKIAQDVILCLDLATGKQVWKYTKPGKPSGRQSSSTCAVVDGKVYAACSTELLCVNEADGKLVWSTPLSAKGPAASPLVVGDRIYMAAGVACAFSKADGKLLWEQKDAKGTIASPTWWAPASGKPVLVIHGNNALYGIDPETGSMKWTAEGGSQSTPVASGDWLVLYSGTEGVGLRAYRMQADGKPKAAWSHFWVTRRYTGSPIIHEGNVYHCCGEKHQCIDLETGAVKWVVNEINSTITSPLLADGKLLVYENNGTHVRMVKATNAAYEQLGRAKTDAMGCSSPAIANGRLIVRQKDKLVCFDLRPVK, encoded by the coding sequence ATGAAATCACCGCTTCTTCTTTCCGCCGCCTGTCTCTTCACTTCCACGCTCGTTGCCGGTGATTGGAATCAATGGCGCGGTCCTGACCGCAACGGCGTGTCACAGGACACCAGCCCCATCGCCAATGCATTTCCGGCGGAAGGATTGAAGAAGGCCTGGGAGAGCGAGTTCATCCCCAGCAACGAATACGGCGGCCACGGCAGCCCGGTGGTCAGTGGTGAACGGGTGTTTCTCAGCGTCGTGTGGCATGAGCGCGTGCCCTCGGAGACGCGCGAGATCGACACCGAGGTCATGCAGCAGCTCAATCATCGCGGCACCACGCCGGAACTGGCGAAGAAGCTCGAAGAAACACGCCTGAACCTGCCGAAGTTGCGCGGCGAGAAGTTCGACGAATGGGTGTTGCAGTGGCGGAAGGACAACCTCACGGAAAAAGAGGAGATCAACATCGGCACCTGGGTCGCCTCGCGTTTCAAGGCCGGCAAAGCCGCCATCGCCCTCGAATGGCTCGAAAAGATGTCGGGCCGCCAAGGCAAACCGTTCGCGAATGCCGAAGCTTTCACCCAATGGCTCGATGACGAAGGCTTCCCGCCGGACGTGAAGGAGAAGATGATCGCAGTGATGCCTAACACGGTGAAGATCGCGCAAGACGTGATTTTGTGCCTCGATCTGGCCACGGGCAAACAAGTTTGGAAGTACACCAAGCCCGGCAAACCGAGCGGCCGCCAGTCCTCCAGCACCTGCGCCGTCGTGGATGGCAAGGTGTATGCCGCCTGCAGCACGGAACTCCTCTGCGTGAACGAAGCGGACGGCAAGCTCGTCTGGTCCACGCCGTTGTCCGCGAAAGGCCCCGCCGCTTCACCATTGGTCGTCGGCGACCGCATTTACATGGCCGCCGGTGTGGCCTGCGCGTTCTCGAAGGCCGATGGCAAACTGCTGTGGGAGCAGAAAGACGCCAAAGGCACCATCGCCAGTCCGACGTGGTGGGCACCGGCCAGCGGCAAGCCCGTGCTCGTCATTCATGGCAACAACGCGCTCTACGGCATCGATCCCGAAACCGGCAGCATGAAGTGGACAGCCGAAGGCGGCAGCCAGAGCACGCCCGTGGCCAGCGGCGACTGGCTGGTGCTTTACAGCGGCACCGAGGGCGTGGGCCTGCGCGCTTACAGGATGCAGGCCGATGGCAAGCCCAAGGCCGCATGGTCGCATTTCTGGGTCACGCGCCGCTACACCGGCAGTCCCATTATTCATGAAGGCAACGTCTATCACTGCTGCGGCGAGAAGCATCAGTGCATCGATCTCGAAACCGGCGCGGTGAAGTGGGTCGTGAACGAAATCAACAGCACCATCACCTCCCCGCTGCTGGCGGATGGCAAGCTGCTCGTCTATGAGAACAACGGCACGCACGTTCGCATGGTCAAGGCCACCAACGCGGCCTACGAACAGCTTGGCCGCGCCAAGACGGATGCCATGGGCTGCTCATCGCCGGCGATTGCGAATGGCAGGCTCATCGTGAGGCAGAAGGACAAGCTGGTGTGCTTCGATCTCAGGCCGGTGAAATAG
- a CDS encoding transporter substrate-binding domain-containing protein — protein MRPLFLLLAAAVLTTLVPQAAAQAPAAAPAAKVRVVTRNLEPFSFDKEGRRVGYAAELWDQLARETGLEYDVQVVKTAQEIIDAVKNKTADVGVGAISVTAKREEIIDFTQPFYESGLQVLVAGGGGSFADNILQLLGNLFSLELIGMFLLLIGTMFLISHLVWRYEHKVNGDQWPEDYKAGIWESFWWTLSTLLVGGADNKGPVGVGGRIVAIVWMLLSIVLVSLLTASFTTVLTVNSLKGDINGPGDLPGRKVATVKGSTTEGTLTTKGVKVVSFLTPAECVVALKGGDVQAVVYDAPVLQYEAGKMNDEKLQMVGPVFERQNYAFALQQDSPLRERLNQALLKLSEQGVGNELRKKYFGEDQ, from the coding sequence ATGCGTCCTCTTTTTCTCCTTCTCGCCGCCGCTGTTTTAACCACGCTGGTCCCGCAGGCCGCCGCCCAGGCTCCAGCGGCCGCCCCGGCCGCCAAGGTCCGTGTCGTTACTCGCAATCTCGAACCCTTCTCGTTTGATAAAGAGGGGCGTCGTGTCGGTTATGCCGCCGAATTGTGGGACCAGCTCGCCCGCGAGACCGGCCTCGAATACGATGTGCAGGTGGTCAAAACCGCGCAGGAAATCATCGACGCGGTGAAGAACAAGACCGCCGATGTGGGCGTCGGCGCCATCAGCGTGACGGCCAAACGCGAGGAGATCATCGATTTCACGCAGCCGTTCTATGAGTCCGGCCTTCAGGTGCTCGTCGCTGGTGGTGGTGGCAGCTTTGCGGACAACATTCTCCAGCTCCTTGGCAATCTGTTCAGTCTGGAGCTCATCGGCATGTTCCTGCTGCTCATCGGCACGATGTTTTTGATCTCTCATCTCGTCTGGCGCTACGAGCACAAGGTGAACGGCGACCAGTGGCCGGAGGACTACAAGGCGGGCATCTGGGAATCGTTCTGGTGGACGCTCAGCACGCTGCTCGTCGGTGGTGCGGACAACAAAGGCCCTGTGGGCGTTGGCGGACGCATCGTCGCCATCGTGTGGATGCTGCTGAGCATTGTGCTTGTGTCCTTGCTCACGGCTTCATTTACCACCGTGCTGACCGTCAACTCCCTCAAGGGCGACATCAACGGCCCTGGCGATCTTCCTGGTCGCAAAGTCGCCACGGTCAAAGGCAGCACGACTGAAGGCACGCTCACCACCAAGGGGGTCAAGGTCGTGTCCTTCCTCACTCCGGCGGAATGTGTCGTGGCGCTCAAGGGCGGCGATGTTCAGGCGGTTGTGTATGACGCTCCGGTGCTCCAATACGAAGCTGGCAAGATGAATGACGAAAAACTACAAATGGTCGGCCCCGTGTTTGAGCGTCAGAACTACGCCTTCGCCCTTCAGCAGGACAGCCCGCTGCGCGAGCGTCTCAACCAAGCCCTCTTGAAACTCTCGGAGCAAGGCGTCGGCAACGAGTTGCGGAAGAAGTACTTCGGCGAGGATCAGTAG
- the cobA gene encoding uroporphyrinogen-III C-methyltransferase, translated as MASKTTTPGICYLVGAGPGDPGLLTLKGKDCIEAADVLVYDYLCNPEHLRYAKPGTERIYVGKKAGDHTLPQEEINKLIVKLTTEGKTVTRLKGGDPVLFGRGAEEAAELYEAGVKFEIVPGITSAIAGPAYAGIPVTHRSHASQLTIFTGHEDPTKPDTSLNYAKLAQADGTKVFLMGVERIDEITAQFLKHGAKPETPVALVRWATHGCQQTLVGTLADIAAKVKAAGFKAPAVAVIGDVVTERPHLNWFEDRPLFGKKIVVTRTRQQAGVLSKQLAQIGADVIEVPTIRTEPATDQKTFGELVNDCHTYDWIIFTSPNGVDAFFTMFDKLFNDARCIGGVRIACIGPGTADKVKARFLAVDLMPDKKFVAEGLVKAFKDHQDMENVKVLWVRAEETREVIANELTGMGAIVDEAIAYRTVAETEDNLEALARLKAEGADMITFTSASTVEHFLNLKVTLPEGIKIASIGPVTSAAITERGLKVDVEAKENSIPGLVAAVEKFWR; from the coding sequence ATGGCCTCCAAGACAACCACCCCTGGCATTTGTTACCTCGTCGGCGCCGGTCCCGGCGATCCCGGACTTCTCACGCTCAAGGGCAAGGACTGCATTGAGGCCGCCGACGTGCTCGTGTACGACTACCTCTGCAATCCCGAGCATCTCCGCTACGCCAAGCCCGGCACCGAGCGCATCTACGTCGGCAAGAAGGCAGGCGATCACACGCTGCCGCAGGAGGAGATCAACAAGCTCATCGTCAAGCTCACCACGGAGGGCAAAACCGTCACGCGCTTGAAGGGTGGCGATCCCGTGCTGTTCGGACGCGGAGCCGAGGAAGCCGCCGAGCTTTACGAAGCGGGCGTGAAATTTGAAATCGTGCCCGGCATCACCTCCGCCATCGCCGGTCCGGCTTACGCGGGCATTCCGGTCACACATCGTTCGCATGCGTCCCAGCTCACCATCTTCACCGGCCACGAAGATCCCACCAAGCCGGACACCTCGCTCAACTACGCCAAGCTCGCGCAGGCCGACGGCACCAAGGTCTTCCTCATGGGCGTCGAGCGCATCGACGAGATCACCGCGCAGTTCTTGAAGCACGGCGCGAAGCCGGAAACCCCCGTCGCCCTCGTGCGCTGGGCCACGCATGGCTGCCAGCAGACGCTCGTCGGCACACTGGCCGACATCGCCGCCAAAGTGAAAGCCGCAGGCTTCAAAGCCCCCGCCGTCGCCGTCATCGGCGATGTCGTCACCGAGCGTCCGCACTTGAACTGGTTTGAAGACCGTCCGCTGTTTGGCAAGAAGATCGTCGTCACCCGCACGCGTCAGCAGGCCGGTGTGCTCAGCAAACAGCTCGCGCAAATCGGCGCTGATGTCATCGAGGTGCCCACCATCCGCACTGAACCCGCCACCGATCAGAAAACGTTCGGCGAACTGGTGAACGACTGCCACACCTACGACTGGATCATCTTCACCAGCCCGAACGGCGTGGATGCCTTCTTCACCATGTTCGACAAGCTCTTCAACGACGCCCGCTGCATCGGCGGCGTCCGCATCGCCTGCATCGGGCCCGGCACGGCTGACAAGGTGAAAGCACGCTTCCTCGCCGTCGATTTGATGCCCGACAAAAAATTCGTCGCCGAAGGCCTCGTCAAAGCCTTCAAGGATCATCAGGACATGGAGAACGTCAAAGTGCTCTGGGTACGTGCTGAGGAAACACGCGAAGTCATCGCCAACGAGCTCACCGGCATGGGTGCCATCGTCGATGAAGCCATCGCCTACCGCACTGTGGCAGAAACCGAGGACAATCTCGAAGCCCTCGCCCGCCTGAAGGCTGAAGGCGCGGACATGATCACCTTCACCAGCGCCTCCACCGTCGAGCATTTCCTCAATCTCAAAGTCACGCTCCCTGAAGGCATCAAAATCGCCAGCATCGGCCCCGTCACCAGCGCCGCCATCACCGAGCGCGGTCTCAAGGTCGATGTCGAAGCCAAGGAGAACAGCATCCCCGGCCTGGTCGCGGCGGTGGAGAAGTTTTGGCGGTGA
- the tilS gene encoding tRNA lysidine(34) synthetase TilS translates to MPLPTAILLNLPSACDPSEAVLLAISGGRDSVALLHLLREAGFTNLILCHLNHGLRGKESDGDAAFVRRLAKKLELKCEIEQADVMALAEKRRLSVETAAREARHAFLLRMAEKHDTWIVFLAHHAEDQAETILANLCRGSGLAGLAGMHAVQRLDSGLHLVRPLLHVRRGEIDAYLKSNRCKFREDSSNTSPKHRRNRLRHEAVPLLNDIFARDVVPQVLRLGSLAEQDDDCLERQAFAFLTAPHQVNEDRSLSITTELLALHPAVLSRVFALWFREVMELPGIEHDEIEAAMLMLAPKGAAKINLPHDRHLRRKAKRLWVE, encoded by the coding sequence ATGCCGCTCCCTACCGCCATTCTCCTGAATCTGCCTTCCGCCTGCGATCCGTCTGAAGCGGTGCTGCTGGCGATTTCGGGCGGGCGGGACTCGGTGGCGCTGCTGCATCTGCTGCGGGAGGCCGGATTCACGAACCTGATTCTCTGCCATCTCAATCACGGCCTGCGCGGCAAGGAATCCGATGGCGATGCGGCGTTTGTGCGGCGTTTGGCGAAGAAGCTGGAGTTGAAATGCGAGATCGAGCAGGCTGACGTGATGGCGCTGGCGGAAAAACGCCGCCTTTCGGTCGAAACAGCGGCCCGGGAAGCGCGGCATGCGTTTCTGCTGCGCATGGCGGAGAAGCATGACACCTGGATCGTCTTTCTTGCTCATCACGCCGAAGATCAGGCGGAGACGATTCTCGCCAATCTTTGCCGTGGCAGCGGTCTGGCGGGATTGGCCGGCATGCACGCGGTTCAGCGGCTCGATTCGGGCCTGCACCTCGTGCGGCCTCTTCTGCACGTCCGGCGTGGCGAGATTGATGCCTATCTCAAATCGAACCGCTGCAAGTTCCGCGAGGATTCGAGCAACACGTCGCCGAAGCATCGCCGCAACCGCCTGCGGCATGAGGCGGTGCCGTTGCTGAATGACATTTTCGCACGTGATGTGGTGCCGCAAGTACTGCGTCTCGGATCACTGGCGGAGCAGGATGACGACTGTTTGGAGCGTCAGGCTTTCGCGTTCTTAACCGCTCCGCATCAGGTGAATGAGGATCGCTCGCTTTCCATCACCACGGAACTGCTGGCACTGCATCCTGCCGTGTTGTCACGCGTGTTCGCGCTGTGGTTCCGTGAGGTGATGGAACTGCCCGGCATCGAGCATGATGAGATTGAAGCCGCAATGTTGATGCTGGCACCCAAGGGGGCGGCGAAGATCAACCTGCCGCATGACCGCCACCTGCGTCGCAAGGCAAAGCGGCTGTGGGTGGAGTGA
- a CDS encoding DUF1015 family protein, translating into MRIRTFKGLVPSPKFATEVAAVPYDVVNREEAAALAKGKPNSLLHVDRAEIDLDLEIDPYSAPVYAKAKENFQRMQAEGVLTREAKPTMYLYRQTIAGHSQTGLVTVCHTEDYEKDIIKKHEKTRQDKEDDRTNLVDALDANTGPIFLTYRQRPGISALIDGFLKAEKPIYDINAPDGVRHQVWRVSLGLCVSLTSLFESQVPCAYVADGHHRAASAFRVSKLRREANPNHTGEENYNWFLSVLFPGNELKILPYNRAVKDLNCNDREEFLKKVGEIFTLKTTTLKSPTKPGQCCMYLKDQWYELTWEAAKDASPIDQLDVSILQDRLLKPVLGIDDPRTSKRIDFIGGIRGTAELEKLVNSRDFSVAFSMFPTTVDQLMAISDVGQIMPPKSTWFEPKLRSGLFIHTLEG; encoded by the coding sequence ATGCGCATCCGCACATTCAAAGGTCTCGTCCCCTCCCCCAAATTCGCCACCGAGGTTGCCGCCGTCCCCTACGACGTGGTAAACCGCGAGGAAGCCGCCGCTCTTGCCAAAGGCAAACCGAACAGCCTGCTCCATGTGGACCGCGCGGAGATCGATCTTGATCTCGAAATCGACCCCTACTCGGCCCCGGTGTATGCGAAGGCGAAAGAAAACTTCCAGCGCATGCAGGCGGAGGGTGTGCTGACACGCGAGGCGAAGCCCACGATGTATCTGTATCGCCAGACCATCGCCGGGCACAGCCAGACCGGCCTCGTCACCGTCTGCCACACCGAGGATTACGAGAAGGACATCATCAAGAAGCACGAGAAGACCCGGCAGGACAAGGAAGACGACCGCACCAACCTCGTGGACGCGCTCGACGCGAACACCGGGCCAATTTTCCTCACCTACCGCCAGCGTCCAGGCATCAGCGCCCTGATTGATGGCTTCCTAAAAGCGGAGAAGCCCATCTACGACATCAACGCACCCGATGGCGTGCGGCATCAGGTCTGGCGTGTCTCGCTGGGACTCTGCGTGTCTTTGACGAGCCTGTTTGAGAGCCAGGTGCCCTGCGCCTACGTGGCTGACGGCCATCACCGCGCCGCCAGCGCCTTCCGCGTCAGCAAGCTGCGCCGCGAGGCCAATCCGAACCACACCGGCGAGGAAAACTACAACTGGTTTCTCAGCGTCCTCTTCCCCGGCAACGAGCTGAAAATTCTGCCCTACAACCGGGCAGTGAAGGATCTGAACTGCAACGACCGCGAGGAGTTCCTCAAGAAGGTCGGCGAAATCTTCACGCTGAAGACCACCACGCTCAAATCACCGACCAAGCCCGGCCAGTGCTGCATGTATCTCAAGGACCAGTGGTATGAACTGACCTGGGAAGCCGCCAAGGACGCCAGCCCGATCGACCAGCTCGACGTGAGCATTCTGCAAGACCGCCTGCTCAAGCCCGTGCTCGGCATCGACGATCCACGCACCAGCAAGCGCATTGATTTCATCGGCGGCATCCGTGGCACGGCAGAACTCGAAAAGCTCGTGAACAGCCGTGACTTCAGCGTCGCCTTCTCCATGTTCCCCACCACCGTCGATCAACTCATGGCCATCTCCGACGTCGGCCAGATCATGCCGCCGAAGAGCACCTGGTTCGAGCCGAAGCTTCGCAGCGGTTTGTTCATCCACACGCTGGAAGGCTGA